The Cydia splendana chromosome Z, ilCydSple1.2, whole genome shotgun sequence genome window below encodes:
- the LOC134804769 gene encoding peptide transporter family 1-like isoform X2, whose protein sequence is MEHKTGKLPYPKAVGFIVTNELCERFSFYGMKAILSLYLRDKLGYSDDGATVIYHVFTMFAYFFPLLGAMIADGWLGRFRTILYLSMVYALGSILISVTAMPPVNIPQLEFSILALLLIAFGTGGIKPCVSAFGGDQFKLPEQEKYLGYFFSLFYAAINAGSLVSTFLTPILRADVHCFGDNDCYSLAFGVPGVLMVISIIIFVAGRRLYVVKNPAGNIIGQVGACIGHGIVKSAKSTEKREHWLDHAQEKFGPALVEDVKGLLRVLVLFTPVPIFWALFDQQGSRWTFQADRMRQDIGNWQLKADQMQVLNPLLILIFIPIFQVAIYPFMTWCKLISKPLHKMIWGGLLAAGAFVISGIVELSLLPTYGTPVAAGLAQLRVYNGFDCNLTLSVLHENNLREFHVPPLSVYEHLDIATDNFIDLPYSLQGNANTECAGVNYNGTFNLKQKTANSFFVSNEGVYNFTDDNEKVIGGVGVRFLSNIRGIAEISIVDVKKNKTKLSLKSSDKDKEIIERGRYDVVVADQTVLTDYSFETGGVYTINVYEDSNGTYVAEGVMITPPNSVHILWLIPQYVVITMAEVMFSVTGLEFSFTQAPASMKSVLQAVWLLTVAIGNLIVVLIVEGNFLDAQWKEFFLFAGLMVLDILIFMAMAFRYRYVELRSSSENLAVEEIKMPPKIDSNKDNKQN, encoded by the exons CGATCCTGTCGCTGTACCTCCGCGACAAGCTAGGGTACAGCGACGACGGCGCCACGGTCATCTACCACGTGTTCACCATGTTCGCCTACTTCTTCCCGCTGCTGGGCGCCATGATAGCGGACGGCTGGCTCGGCCGGTTTAG AACAATTTTATACCTGTCAATGGTATATGCTCTCGGCAGCATCCTGATATCGGTGACAGCCATGCCTCCAGTAAACATACCTCAGTT AGAGTTCTCAATACTAGCGTTGCTGTTGATAGCGTTCGGCACGGGCGGCATCAAGCCCTGCGTGTCCGCGTTCGGCGGCGACCAGTTCAAGCTGCCCGAGCAGGAGAAGTACCTGGGCTACTTCTTCAGCTTGTTCTATGCGGCCATCAACGCGGGCAGTCTGGTCTCCACCTTCCTGACGCCGATACTGCGCGCCGATGTGCACTGCTTTGGGGATAACGACTGCTACTCACTGGCGTTCGGAGTACCTGGCGTACTTATGGTCATTTCTATAA TAATTTTCGTTGCGGGTAGAAGATTATATGTCGTAAAAAATCCCGCCGGCAATATCATAGGACAAGTTGGTGCGTGTATAGGT CACGGCATCGTGAAGTCAGCCAAGAGCACGGAGAAGCGCGAGCACTGGCTGGACCACGCGCAGGAGAAGTTCGGGCCGGCGCTGGTGGAGGACGTGAAGGGCCTGCTGCGCGTGCTGGTGCTCTTCACGCCCGTGCCCATCTTCTGGGCCTTGTTCGATCAGCAG GGCTCAAGATGGACGTTCCAAGCTGATAGAATGCGACAAGACATCGGCAACTGGCAGCTCAAGGCGGACCAAATGCAAGTGCTAAACCCCTTGCTTATACTTATCTTCATCCCAATCTTCCAAGTT GCAATATACCCTTTCATGACGTGGTGCAAACTTATAAGTAAACCCCTTCACAAAATGATATGGGGAGGCCTTTTAGCAGCTGGAGCTTTCGTCATCTCCGGTATTGTGGAGTTGAGCCTTCTG CCAACATATGGTACACCTGTAGCAGCTGGACTGGCACAATTGAGAGTGTACAACGGATTCGACTGTAATTTAACATTAAGTGTCCTGCACGAAAATAACTTAAGAGAATTCCATGTCCCACCACTATCTGTATATGAACATTTGGATATCGCGacggataatttcatagaccTCCCTTATTCGTTGCAAGGAAACGCTAATACAGAGTGTGCTGGTGTAAATTACAATGggacatttaatttaaaacaaaaaaccgcTAATTCCTTCTTTGTTAGTAATGAAGGCGTCTACAATTTTACGGACGACAATGAAAAAGTTATTGGTGGAGTCGGTGTAAG ATTTTTATCCAATATTAGAGGTATCGCTGAAATATCAATTGTAGACGtaaagaaaaacaaaacaaagttaaGTCTAAAAAGTAGTGATAAGGATAAGGAAATAATAGAGAGAGGTCGGTACGACGTAGTCGTGGCCGACCAGACCGTGCTGACTGACTACTCATTCGAAACTGGCGGCGTGTACACAATCAATGTGTATGAAGATTCAAATGGAACTTAC GTTGCGGAGGGCGTGATGATCACGCCGCCGAACAGCGTGCACATCCTGTGGCTGATCCCGCAGTACGTGGTGATCACGATGGCCGAGGTGATGTTCTCGGTGACGGGGCTGGAGTTCTCGTTCACGCAGGCGCCGGCCAGCATGAAGTCCGTGCTGCAAGCCGTGTGGCTGCTCACCGTCGCCATCGGCAACTTGATCGTCGTGCTCATTGTTGAGGGAAACTTCTTGGACGCTCAG TGGAAGGAGTTCTTCCTATTCGCGGGGCTGATGGTGCTGGACATCCTTATCTTCATGGCAATGGCGTTCCGCTACCGGTACGTGGAGCTGCGGTCCAGCTCCGAGAACCTGGCTGTCGAGGAAATCAAGATGCCTCCCAAAATAGACTCGAACAAAGACAATAAACAAAACTGA
- the LOC134804769 gene encoding peptide transporter family 1-like isoform X1 yields MQSQEDAELEADLLGKGTKKLPYPKAVGFIVTNELCERFSFYGMKAILSLYLRDKLGYSDDGATVIYHVFTMFAYFFPLLGAMIADGWLGRFRTILYLSMVYALGSILISVTAMPPVNIPQLEFSILALLLIAFGTGGIKPCVSAFGGDQFKLPEQEKYLGYFFSLFYAAINAGSLVSTFLTPILRADVHCFGDNDCYSLAFGVPGVLMVISIIIFVAGRRLYVVKNPAGNIIGQVGACIGHGIVKSAKSTEKREHWLDHAQEKFGPALVEDVKGLLRVLVLFTPVPIFWALFDQQGSRWTFQADRMRQDIGNWQLKADQMQVLNPLLILIFIPIFQVAIYPFMTWCKLISKPLHKMIWGGLLAAGAFVISGIVELSLLPTYGTPVAAGLAQLRVYNGFDCNLTLSVLHENNLREFHVPPLSVYEHLDIATDNFIDLPYSLQGNANTECAGVNYNGTFNLKQKTANSFFVSNEGVYNFTDDNEKVIGGVGVRFLSNIRGIAEISIVDVKKNKTKLSLKSSDKDKEIIERGRYDVVVADQTVLTDYSFETGGVYTINVYEDSNGTYVAEGVMITPPNSVHILWLIPQYVVITMAEVMFSVTGLEFSFTQAPASMKSVLQAVWLLTVAIGNLIVVLIVEGNFLDAQWKEFFLFAGLMVLDILIFMAMAFRYRYVELRSSSENLAVEEIKMPPKIDSNKDNKQN; encoded by the exons CGATCCTGTCGCTGTACCTCCGCGACAAGCTAGGGTACAGCGACGACGGCGCCACGGTCATCTACCACGTGTTCACCATGTTCGCCTACTTCTTCCCGCTGCTGGGCGCCATGATAGCGGACGGCTGGCTCGGCCGGTTTAG AACAATTTTATACCTGTCAATGGTATATGCTCTCGGCAGCATCCTGATATCGGTGACAGCCATGCCTCCAGTAAACATACCTCAGTT AGAGTTCTCAATACTAGCGTTGCTGTTGATAGCGTTCGGCACGGGCGGCATCAAGCCCTGCGTGTCCGCGTTCGGCGGCGACCAGTTCAAGCTGCCCGAGCAGGAGAAGTACCTGGGCTACTTCTTCAGCTTGTTCTATGCGGCCATCAACGCGGGCAGTCTGGTCTCCACCTTCCTGACGCCGATACTGCGCGCCGATGTGCACTGCTTTGGGGATAACGACTGCTACTCACTGGCGTTCGGAGTACCTGGCGTACTTATGGTCATTTCTATAA TAATTTTCGTTGCGGGTAGAAGATTATATGTCGTAAAAAATCCCGCCGGCAATATCATAGGACAAGTTGGTGCGTGTATAGGT CACGGCATCGTGAAGTCAGCCAAGAGCACGGAGAAGCGCGAGCACTGGCTGGACCACGCGCAGGAGAAGTTCGGGCCGGCGCTGGTGGAGGACGTGAAGGGCCTGCTGCGCGTGCTGGTGCTCTTCACGCCCGTGCCCATCTTCTGGGCCTTGTTCGATCAGCAG GGCTCAAGATGGACGTTCCAAGCTGATAGAATGCGACAAGACATCGGCAACTGGCAGCTCAAGGCGGACCAAATGCAAGTGCTAAACCCCTTGCTTATACTTATCTTCATCCCAATCTTCCAAGTT GCAATATACCCTTTCATGACGTGGTGCAAACTTATAAGTAAACCCCTTCACAAAATGATATGGGGAGGCCTTTTAGCAGCTGGAGCTTTCGTCATCTCCGGTATTGTGGAGTTGAGCCTTCTG CCAACATATGGTACACCTGTAGCAGCTGGACTGGCACAATTGAGAGTGTACAACGGATTCGACTGTAATTTAACATTAAGTGTCCTGCACGAAAATAACTTAAGAGAATTCCATGTCCCACCACTATCTGTATATGAACATTTGGATATCGCGacggataatttcatagaccTCCCTTATTCGTTGCAAGGAAACGCTAATACAGAGTGTGCTGGTGTAAATTACAATGggacatttaatttaaaacaaaaaaccgcTAATTCCTTCTTTGTTAGTAATGAAGGCGTCTACAATTTTACGGACGACAATGAAAAAGTTATTGGTGGAGTCGGTGTAAG ATTTTTATCCAATATTAGAGGTATCGCTGAAATATCAATTGTAGACGtaaagaaaaacaaaacaaagttaaGTCTAAAAAGTAGTGATAAGGATAAGGAAATAATAGAGAGAGGTCGGTACGACGTAGTCGTGGCCGACCAGACCGTGCTGACTGACTACTCATTCGAAACTGGCGGCGTGTACACAATCAATGTGTATGAAGATTCAAATGGAACTTAC GTTGCGGAGGGCGTGATGATCACGCCGCCGAACAGCGTGCACATCCTGTGGCTGATCCCGCAGTACGTGGTGATCACGATGGCCGAGGTGATGTTCTCGGTGACGGGGCTGGAGTTCTCGTTCACGCAGGCGCCGGCCAGCATGAAGTCCGTGCTGCAAGCCGTGTGGCTGCTCACCGTCGCCATCGGCAACTTGATCGTCGTGCTCATTGTTGAGGGAAACTTCTTGGACGCTCAG TGGAAGGAGTTCTTCCTATTCGCGGGGCTGATGGTGCTGGACATCCTTATCTTCATGGCAATGGCGTTCCGCTACCGGTACGTGGAGCTGCGGTCCAGCTCCGAGAACCTGGCTGTCGAGGAAATCAAGATGCCTCCCAAAATAGACTCGAACAAAGACAATAAACAAAACTGA
- the LOC134804787 gene encoding juvenile hormone esterase-like — MRGRWYFLLLSLFSKVMSREVWVNVKQGKLVGLEVATVLEGKRFHAFYKVPYARPPIRKLRFKDPVAPKKWKSFWDATLEFHGACAQPHIVHKHAQYGNEDCLYMNIFTPQILRTDTDPLKPVIVWIHGYAFASSFSHLHGADFLINNDVLFVTVTHRIGPFGFLKINETDTHANMGLKDIVMALKWIKKNIRSFAGDSKRVTVMGSGSAATFLSWLLMTKARNLFSKMILQSGALFSASLVSRERDLELDRLSKELLKHDVKKLLSASTQKIISASQKIYNAIDVINYQRPVVPFSPTIERKSNKSLITMHPDDFFRRTPNLKLSKPMIVGYNSQESISEVIPFIHNPEYLKMFSSIFKFMVPFSDGCRHNYTSAVYKLVANKIKSKYFRESISEKSVNDFVRYTSDLYKYPIFKFIKASLKFNSNKVFMYKFNFVGKFNAVKSSALAGTNIPIKGAASGDEICYLLKCEPMWENYVSLKNSTGDNNKMMIKQLAEWWANFAKFGEPTPASRYHWPAITLEDDSLMLIGKESKLVHPWSDKKAYTFWDEIYENHYSSEVCDRTKHDEL; from the coding sequence ATGCGTGGAAGGTGGTATTTCTTATTACTTTCACTGTTTTCAAAAGTTATGTCTCGCGAAGTTTGGGTAAATGTAAAACAAGGAAAACTAGTCGGTCTCGAAGTAGCCACAGTCTTGGAAGGGAAACGTTTCCATGCCTTCTACAAAGTTCCTTATGCTCGGCCTCCAATTAGAAAATTGAGATTCAAAGACCCAGTAGCTCCGAAGAAATGGAAAAGTTTTTGGGACGCAACCCTGGAGTTCCACGGTGCTTGCGCGCAGCCACATATCGTTCACAAGCACGCCCAGTACGGCAACGAAGACTGCCTCTATATGAACATATTCACACCACAAATACTAAGAACTGATACAGATCCGCTGAAGCCGGTGATCGTCTGGATTCATGGTTATGCATTTGCGTCGAGTTTCAGTCATTTACACGGCGCTGACTTCCTTATAAACAATGATGTTTTATTTGTAACCGTCACACATAGAATAGGGCCTTTCGGATTCCTTAAAATCAACGAAACTGATACACATGCTAACATGGGGCTTAAAGATATAGTGATGGCTTTAAAGTGGATAAAGAAAAATATAAGGAGCTTCGCTGGTGACAGCAAGAGAGTGACAGTCATGGGCAGTGGATCGGCAGCTACCTTTTTGTCTTGGTTATTGATGACAAAGGCACGTAATCTCTTTTCAAAGATGATTCTACAGAGCGGGGCATTATTTTCTGCTTCGCTTGTTTCACGTGAAAGAGATTTAGAACTTGATAGGCTATCCAAGGAGCTACTTAAACATGATGTTAAGAAGCTATTAAGTGCCTCCACGCAGAAAATTATTTCAGCATCACAGAAGATTTACAACGCTATTGATGTTATTAATTATCAGAGACCCGTGGTCCCATTCTCACCTACTATAGAGAGGAAATCAAACAAGTCTTTGATCACGATGCATCCGGACGATTTTTTTCGGCGTACACCAAATCTCAAGCTCAGTAAACCCATGATCGTAGGGTACAATAGCCAAGAGAGTATTTCAGAAGTAATACCGTTTATACACAATCCTGAGTATTTGAAAATGTTTTCCAGTATCTTCAAATTTATGGTACCTTTTTCTGATGGGTGTCGTCATAATTATACATCAGCAGTATATAAACTAGTAGCAAATAAGATAAAGAGCAAATATTTCAGGGAGAGTATATCAGAAAAGTCAGTTAATGATTTTGTGCGCTATACTTCAGATCTTTATAAATATCCTATATTCAAGTTTATAAAAGCCTCTTTGAAGTTTAACTCAAACAAGGTGTTCATGTATAAGTTTAACTTTGTTGGAAAATTTAATGCGGTTAAAAGTTCTGCTCTAGCTGGAACCAATATTCCGATAAAAGGTGCAGCGAGCGGAGATGAAATATGTTATTTGCTCAAATGTGAGCCTATGTGGGAAAATTACGTGAGTTTGAAAAATAGCACTGGTGACAATAACAAAATGATGATAAAACAATTGGCAGAATGGTGGGCCAATTTTGCTAAATTTGGAGAGCCTACACCTGCGTCGAGGTACCATTGGCCAGCAATCACTTTAGAAGACGATAGTTTAATGCTAATTGGTAAAGAAAGCAAATTAGTGCATCCTTGGTCTGACAAAAAAGCATACACATTTTGGGATGAAATTTACGAAAATCACTACAGCAGTGAGGTTTGCGATAGGACAAAACACGACGAGTTGTAA